A genome region from Triticum aestivum cultivar Chinese Spring chromosome 2B, IWGSC CS RefSeq v2.1, whole genome shotgun sequence includes the following:
- the LOC123045351 gene encoding nudix hydrolase 13, mitochondrial, producing MASEKLVARKGRLRQRYDNEYRLVAGCVPYRVDKDGQLEVLMVSTANRDDLVFPKGGWEDDEDVYEAACREALEEAGVRGNINRNPLGLWVFRSKSRQSLGQSSDSPQGACKGHVFALEVTEELKQWPEQETHGRRWLSPADAYGLCRYDWMREALTALLDLCSTASSPIPVAAAVAVSTAAPELNEHSGMCISMMLMKPVDSADRAVALC from the exons ATGGCATCTGAGAAGCTCGTCGCGAGGAAAGGCAGGCTCAGGCAGCGCTACGACAACGAGTACCGCCTCGTCGCCGG GTGCGTCCCGTACCGCGTGGACAAAGATGGGCAGCTCGAGGTTCTCATGGTCTCCACAGCCAACAGGGACGATCTCGTCTTCCCCAAG GGCGGCTGGGAGGACGACGAGGACGTCTATGAGGCGGCATGCCGCGAGGCGCTGGAGGAGGCCGGAGTCAGGGGCAACATCAAT AGAAACCCGCTGGGCTTGTGGGTGTTCAGGAGCAAGAGCAGACAGAGCCTGGGCCAGAGCAGCGACAGCCCGCAGGGCGCCTGCAAGGGCCACGTCTTCGCGCTGGAGGTCACCGAGGAGCTCAAGCAATGGCCGGAGCAGGAAACCCACGGAAGGCGATGGCTCTCCCCAGCGGACGCGTACGGGCTCTGCCGGTACGACTGGATGCGCGAGGCGCTGACGGCATTGCTGGACCTTTGTTCGACGGCATCGTCGCCGATCCCTGTAGCGGCGGCGGTGGCCGTGAGCACTGCGGCGCCGGAGCTGAACGAGCACTCTGGCATGTGCATAAGCATGATGCTGATGAAACCGGTGGACTCCGCGGATCGAGCGGTGGCGCTGTGCTGA